One Felis catus isolate Fca126 chromosome D2, F.catus_Fca126_mat1.0, whole genome shotgun sequence DNA window includes the following coding sequences:
- the FGF8 gene encoding fibroblast growth factor 8 isoform X2, with amino-acid sequence MGSPRSALSCLLLHLLVLCLQAQHVREQSLVTDQLSRRLIRTYQLYSRTSGKHVQVLANKRINAMAEDGDPFAKLIVETDTFGSRVRVRGAETGLYICMNKKGKLIAKSNGKGKDCVFTEIVLENNYTALQNAKYEGWYMAFTRKGRPRKGSKTRQHQREVHFMKRLPRGHHTTEQSLRFEFLNYPPFTRSLRGSQRTWAPEPR; translated from the exons ATGGGCAGCCCCCGCTCGGCGCTGAGCTGCCT GCTGTTGCACTTGCTGGTTCTCTGCCTCCAAGCCCAG CATGTGAGGGAGCAGAGCCTGGTGACGGATCAGCTCAGCCGCCGCCTTATCCGGACCTACCAGCTCTACAGCCGCACCAGCGGGAAGCACGTGCAGGTCCTGGCCAACAAGCGCATCAACGCCATGGCAGAGGACGGGGACCCCTTCG CAAAGCTCATTGTGGAGACAGATACCTTTGGCAGCCGGGTTCGAGTCCGAGGAGCTGAGACAGGCCTCTACATCTGCATGAATAAGAAGGGGAAGCTGATTGCCAAG AGCAACGGCAAGGGCAAGGATTGTGTCTTCACGGAGATCGTGCTGGAGAACAACTACACGGCCCTGCAGAACGCCAAGTACGAAGGCTGGTACATGGCCTTCACCCGCAAGGGCCGGCCGCGCAAGGGCTCCAAGACGCGGCAGCACCAGCGCGAGGTCCACTTCATGAAGCGGCTGCCCCGAGGCCACCACACCACGGAGCAGAGCCTGCGCTTCGAGTTCCTCAACTACCCGCCGTTCACGCGCAGCCTGCGCGGCAGCCAGAGGACTTGGGCCCCCGAGCCCCGGTAG
- the FGF8 gene encoding fibroblast growth factor 8 isoform X1 gives MGSPRSALSCLLLHLLVLCLQAQVTVQSSPNFTQHVREQSLVTDQLSRRLIRTYQLYSRTSGKHVQVLANKRINAMAEDGDPFAKLIVETDTFGSRVRVRGAETGLYICMNKKGKLIAKSNGKGKDCVFTEIVLENNYTALQNAKYEGWYMAFTRKGRPRKGSKTRQHQREVHFMKRLPRGHHTTEQSLRFEFLNYPPFTRSLRGSQRTWAPEPR, from the exons ATGGGCAGCCCCCGCTCGGCGCTGAGCTGCCT GCTGTTGCACTTGCTGGTTCTCTGCCTCCAAGCCCAG GTAACTGTTCAGTCCTCACCTAATTTTACACAGCATGTGAGGGAGCAGAGCCTGGTGACGGATCAGCTCAGCCGCCGCCTTATCCGGACCTACCAGCTCTACAGCCGCACCAGCGGGAAGCACGTGCAGGTCCTGGCCAACAAGCGCATCAACGCCATGGCAGAGGACGGGGACCCCTTCG CAAAGCTCATTGTGGAGACAGATACCTTTGGCAGCCGGGTTCGAGTCCGAGGAGCTGAGACAGGCCTCTACATCTGCATGAATAAGAAGGGGAAGCTGATTGCCAAG AGCAACGGCAAGGGCAAGGATTGTGTCTTCACGGAGATCGTGCTGGAGAACAACTACACGGCCCTGCAGAACGCCAAGTACGAAGGCTGGTACATGGCCTTCACCCGCAAGGGCCGGCCGCGCAAGGGCTCCAAGACGCGGCAGCACCAGCGCGAGGTCCACTTCATGAAGCGGCTGCCCCGAGGCCACCACACCACGGAGCAGAGCCTGCGCTTCGAGTTCCTCAACTACCCGCCGTTCACGCGCAGCCTGCGCGGCAGCCAGAGGACTTGGGCCCCCGAGCCCCGGTAG